A stretch of Gasterosteus aculeatus chromosome 4, fGasAcu3.hap1.1, whole genome shotgun sequence DNA encodes these proteins:
- the fgf24 gene encoding fibroblast growth factor 24 isoform X2, with translation MSALPSRFLYLCLHFLVLYFQLQESQQTTADFRFYIENHTRNPDDLSRKQVRIYQLYSRTTGKHVQILGKKVNANGDDGALLVVETETFGSHIRIKGKESEHYICMNEKGKIVGRPDGRKQECVFVEEFLENNYTALVSAKYKGWYLGFNRKGRPKKGSRTTQRQQEVHFMKRQPKGRPDPLEEFRFTTVTKRTRRARRLKPNPKRN, from the exons ATGTCTGCGCTGCCTTCGAGGTTCCTATACTT GTGCTTACACTTTCTGGTACTCTACTTCCAGCTCCAG GAATCCCAGCAGACCACTGCCGATTTCAGGTTTTACATCGAGAACCACACCAGGAACCCGGACGACCTGAGCCGCAAGCAGGTCCGGATCTACCAGCTCTACAGCAGAACCACGGGCAAGCACGTCCAGATCCTGGGCAAGAAAGTCAACGCCAACGGAGATGACGGGG CTCTTCTCGTCGTCGAGACGGAAACCTTCGGGAGCCACATTCGAATAAAAGGCAAAGAGAGCGAGCACTACATCTGCATGAACGAGAAGGGCAAAATAGTCGGACGG CCCGACGGGAGGAAGCAGGAGTGCGTCTTTGTCGAGGAATTCCTGGAGAACAACTACACGGCTCTCGTGTCGGCCAAGTACAAAGGATGGTACCTGGGCTTCAACAGGAAGGGGCGGCCCAAGAAAGGCTCGCGGACCACGCAGCGGCAGCAGGAAGTCCACTTCATGAAGCGGCAGCCGAAGGGCAGGCCGGACCCGCTGGAGGAGTTCCGGTTCACCACGGTGACTAAGCGGACACGAAGGGCTCGGCGGTTAAAGCCCAACCCCAAGAGGAACTGA
- the fgf24 gene encoding fibroblast growth factor 24 isoform X1, protein MSALPSRFLYLCLHFLVLYFQLQESQQTTADFRFYIENHTRNPDDLSRKQVRIYQLYSRTTGKHVQILGKKVNANGDDGGKYALLVVETETFGSHIRIKGKESEHYICMNEKGKIVGRPDGRKQECVFVEEFLENNYTALVSAKYKGWYLGFNRKGRPKKGSRTTQRQQEVHFMKRQPKGRPDPLEEFRFTTVTKRTRRARRLKPNPKRN, encoded by the exons ATGTCTGCGCTGCCTTCGAGGTTCCTATACTT GTGCTTACACTTTCTGGTACTCTACTTCCAGCTCCAG GAATCCCAGCAGACCACTGCCGATTTCAGGTTTTACATCGAGAACCACACCAGGAACCCGGACGACCTGAGCCGCAAGCAGGTCCGGATCTACCAGCTCTACAGCAGAACCACGGGCAAGCACGTCCAGATCCTGGGCAAGAAAGTCAACGCCAACGGAGATGACGGGGGCAAGTATG CTCTTCTCGTCGTCGAGACGGAAACCTTCGGGAGCCACATTCGAATAAAAGGCAAAGAGAGCGAGCACTACATCTGCATGAACGAGAAGGGCAAAATAGTCGGACGG CCCGACGGGAGGAAGCAGGAGTGCGTCTTTGTCGAGGAATTCCTGGAGAACAACTACACGGCTCTCGTGTCGGCCAAGTACAAAGGATGGTACCTGGGCTTCAACAGGAAGGGGCGGCCCAAGAAAGGCTCGCGGACCACGCAGCGGCAGCAGGAAGTCCACTTCATGAAGCGGCAGCCGAAGGGCAGGCCGGACCCGCTGGAGGAGTTCCGGTTCACCACGGTGACTAAGCGGACACGAAGGGCTCGGCGGTTAAAGCCCAACCCCAAGAGGAACTGA